The Carassius gibelio isolate Cgi1373 ecotype wild population from Czech Republic chromosome B12, carGib1.2-hapl.c, whole genome shotgun sequence genome has a segment encoding these proteins:
- the csf3a gene encoding colony stimulating factor 3 (granulocyte) a, with protein MMGLRYCCSLVTLCILFLIAVVKMNFQAALFVTLVGIVVSAPISDKLDIMSKDTIEQAHSLINKILQDIPTTHAAWINNTSLTLGDSNTMQELQYLKNYINITYAPVLQTISNEFSMESCLANITKGLQLHMNLLKEIINVSKLAQTEQVIDLQAEIQELLDLIEELQNQAGFDTSTQATDEHSHDLVNRLTNTYLAQVAAHLTLQQLQDFSCEILRSIRSMTSSSAENS; from the exons ATGATGGGACTTCGTTACTGCTGCAGTTTGGTGACTTTGTGCATTCTCTTTTTGATCGCCGTTGTCAAAATGAACTTCCAGG CGGCTCTATTCGTCACACTTGTGGGTATCGTGGTCTCTGCCCCAATCTCTGACAAACTGGACATTATGAGCAAGGATACTATTGAACAGGCTCACAGTTTAATCAACAAAATTCTACAAGACATTCCTACAACTCATGCAGCCTGGATAAACAACACG agtctGACCTTGGGCGACAGCAATACTATGCAGGAGTTGCAGTACTTgaagaattatataaatataacctATGCCCCAGTTCTTCAGACTATCTCCAATGAATTCAGCATG GAATCCTGCCTTGCAAATATAACGAAGGGACTGCAACTGCATATGAATCTCTTGAAAGAAATCATTAATGTATCCAAACTGGCTCAGACAGAACAAGTGATAGACCTTCAAGCTGAAATTCAAGAACTTCTGGACCTAATTGAAGAG TTGCAGAACCAGGCAGGATTTGACACATCAACGCAGGCAACAGATGAGCATTCGCATGATCTGGTCAATCGTCTGACAAATACATACTTGGCCCAGGTGGCAGCCCACCTCACCCTGCAACAGCTTCAGGACTTCAGCTGTGAAATCCTCCGCAGTATTCGCAGTATGACATCCAGCTCGGCAGAAAACTCTTAA